A window of the Falco rusticolus isolate bFalRus1 chromosome 1, bFalRus1.pri, whole genome shotgun sequence genome harbors these coding sequences:
- the LOC119144497 gene encoding microsomal triglyceride transfer protein large subunit isoform X1, which produces MQTCCSPWDDQTCCTTSPAGVQWHTTGPSLNNDKLYKFAYSAEVYVDRVKASLQKSAGYRISSGVDVNLLWRNPDNDDDQLIKITIRDVQVENVNERPAAKNIFTGKTTEKIIGKEYLEALQRPIVLELIRGKVKTFYSYQNEPGFTQNIKRGLASLFQLQLYSGAAHEVDISGKCNTTYHVRQDQVTKIKALDSCEIEKEGFTSHNQILDVTSKATSATIYVLEDSFIKSIKAEENYVVLLNSRRKTGAKIVSKQRLELKSVQAGPGLIAGKQVTGVIKTLDSSYVAVPLVAEPVKSECKKCPSLSEHWQSIREHMYPEKLSKAEAARSFLSFIQNIRKATKEEILQIIRSESKELLPQVVDAVTSAQTPASLEAILEFLDFKDASTSTLQERFLYACGFASHPSEMLLKSLTAKFKGDIANEEIRETLVIVMGALIRKLCDREGCKLPAVVEAKRLILSRLEKAKKDDNVRMYLLALKNALLPEAIPLLLKYTESEEGSISNLAATTLQRYDPSFVTKEVKETMNRIYHQNRKVHEKTVRTTAAAIILNSNPSYMEVKNILLSIGELPLEMNKYMLSMIQDIVHFEMPSSKTVRQVLKDMRAHNYDRFSKMGSSSAYSGYITRGPDVSSTYSLDILYSGSGILRRSNMNIRIFDRNAELHASQVVIEAQGLESIIAATPDEGEENLDSFAGMSAILFDVQLRPVTFFQGYGDLMSKMLSATGDPINVVKGLILLTDYSQEIQLQSGPRASAEFLGGLAIDISGGMEFSLWYRESKTNVKNRVTMFIAGNTEVDSFFVKTGMETTLEVETALDFISTVQFSQYPFLVCMQMDRVESPFRRYVTKYESLPSGRRYTARRGKAELLAGNEYPLHQENSNMCRKVFDTKSDSSSNWF; this is translated from the exons ATGCAAACATGCTGCTCCCCCTGGGATGACCAGACTTGCTGCACCACATCTCCAGCTGGCGTACAGT GGCACACTACTGGACCAAGCTTAAATAATGACAAGCTATATAAATTTGCTTACTCAGCTGAAGTGTATGTTGATCGGGTGAAAGCATCACTGCAGAAAAGTGCAGGATACCGGATTTCTTCTGGTGTGGATGTTAACCTGTTATGGAGAAATCCTGACAATGACGACGACCAGTTAATCAAAATTACG ATAAGAGATGTTCAAGTTGAAAATGTGAATGAACGTCCAGCTGCTAAAAACATCTTCACAGGAAAAACCACAGAGAAGATAATTGGGAAAGAATATCTGGAAGCTTTACAGAGACCCATAGTTCTTGAGCTAATCCGCGGAAAA GTCAAAACCTTCTACTCATATCAAAATGAGCCTGGGTTTACTCAAAATATTAAGAGAGGTCTGGCTAGTCTTTTCCAGCTACAGCTGTACTCTGGTGCTGCCCATGAG GTGGACATATCTGGGAAATGCAATACTACTTACCATGTGCGGCAAGATCAAGTGACTAAAATAAAAGCCCTGGACTCCtgtgaaatagaaaaagaaggATTTACCAGCCACAACCAG attttagaTGTCACTTCAAAAGCCACATCTGCCACAATTTATGTGCTGGAAGACAGTTTCATTAAATCCAttaaggcagaagaaaattatgttgtGCTTCTGAATTCTCGACGAAAAACAGGTGCCAAAATAGTTTCAAA GCAGAGGCTGGAACTGAAGTCAGTACAAGCTGGCCCTGGACTGATCGCTGGCAAGCAAGTCACCGGTGTTATCAAGACTTTGGACTCCAGTTATGTTGCCGTGCCACTAGTAGCAGAGCCAGTCAAATCTGAGTGCAAAAAGTGTCCCTCA CTTTCTGAACACTGGCAGAGCATCAGAGAACATATGTATCCTGAAAAACTTTCCAAAGCTGAAGCAGCAAGAAGCTTTTTGTCCTTCATTCAGAACATCAGAAAAGCTACGAAAGAGGAGATACTGCAGATTATTAGAAGTGAAAGTAAAGAACTTCT TCCACAGGTAGTGGATGCCGTAACCTCTGCTCAGACCCCAGCATCACTGGAGGCCATACTGGAGTTTCTTGACTTTAAGGATGCAAGCACTTCTACCCTGCAGGAGAGATTCCTGTATGCTTGTGGATTTGCTTCTCACCCCAGTGAAATGCTCTTGAAATCTTTAACT GCTAAGTTCAAGGGTGATATCGCAAATGAAGAAATCAGAGAAACTCTTGTCATTGTCATGGGAGCACTCATCAGAAAGCTGTGTGACAGAGAAGGCTGCAAGCTTCCA GCTGTTGTGGAAGCCAAAAGGCTGATTTTAAGTAGACTGGAAAAGGCTAAGAAAGATGACAATGTGAGGATGTACTTGCTGGCACTGAAGAATGCACTGCTTCCTGAAGCAATTCCGCTGCTGCTGAAGTACACTGAGTCAGAAGAAGGGTCCATCAGCAATCTTGCTGCCACTACCTTACAGAGATACGATCCTTCTTTTGTCACCAAAGAG GTGAAGGAAACAATGAACAGGATATACCACCAGAATCGTAAAGTCCACGAAAAGACAGTGCGAACCACTGCAGCTGCTATCATCTTAAACAGTAACCCATCCTACATGGAAGTGAAAAACATCCTGCTCTCCATTGGTGAACTGCCTCTGGAAATGAACAAGTACATGCTCTCCATGATCCAAGATATAGTTCACTTTGAAATGCCTTCCAG CAAAACTGTTCGGCAAGTTCTGAAGGACATGCGTGCTCATAACTATGATCGCTTCTCCAAGATGGGCTCTTCTTCTGCCTACTCTGGCTATATTACAC GTGGTCCCGATGTATCATCCACATACAGCCTTGACATTCTCTATTCAGGCTCTGGTATTTTAAGGAGAAGTAACATGAATATCCGTATTTTCGACAGAAATGCTGAACTTCATGCCAGCCAG GTGGTGATTGAAGCTCAAGGTCTGGAGTCCATAATAGCTGCAACTCCCGATGAAGGCGAGGAAAACCTGGACTCCTTTGCTGGCATGTCAGCCATTCTGTTTGATGTCCAACTCAGGCCAGTTACATTTTTCCAAGGGTACGGTGATTTAATGTCTAAAATGCTCTCAGCAACTGGAGATCCCATTAACGTGGTGAAAGGACTTATCCTCCTGACAGATTACTCACAG GAGATTCAGCTGCAGTCCGGGCCAAGGGCCAGCGCGGAGTTCCTGGGTGGCCTGGCTATCGACATCTCAGGAGGGATGGAGTTCAGCCTGTGGTACAGGGAATCCAAAACCAACGTCAAGAACCG GGTAACCATGTTTATAGCTGGTAACACTGAAGTGGATTCCTTCTTTGTAAAAACTGGTATGGAAACCACTTTGGAAGTAGAAACAGCATTAGACTTCATCTCCACGGTGCAGTTTTCACAGTACCCATTTTTAGTCTGTATGCAGATGGACAGAGTCGAGTCTCCATTCAG GCGTTATGTGACTAAGTATGAAAGTCTACCATCTGGCAGACGGTACACTGCAAGGAGAGGGAAAGCAGAACTGTTGGCAGGTAATGAATACCCTCTCCATCAAGAAAATTCCAACATGTGCAGGAAGGTTTTCGACACAAAGTCTGATTCCTCCAGCAACTGGTTTTGA
- the LOC119144497 gene encoding microsomal triglyceride transfer protein large subunit isoform X2 — protein MILLTVLFLCIISTYSASVKGHTTGPSLNNDKLYKFAYSAEVYVDRVKASLQKSAGYRISSGVDVNLLWRNPDNDDDQLIKITIRDVQVENVNERPAAKNIFTGKTTEKIIGKEYLEALQRPIVLELIRGKVKTFYSYQNEPGFTQNIKRGLASLFQLQLYSGAAHEVDISGKCNTTYHVRQDQVTKIKALDSCEIEKEGFTSHNQILDVTSKATSATIYVLEDSFIKSIKAEENYVVLLNSRRKTGAKIVSKQRLELKSVQAGPGLIAGKQVTGVIKTLDSSYVAVPLVAEPVKSECKKCPSLSEHWQSIREHMYPEKLSKAEAARSFLSFIQNIRKATKEEILQIIRSESKELLPQVVDAVTSAQTPASLEAILEFLDFKDASTSTLQERFLYACGFASHPSEMLLKSLTAKFKGDIANEEIRETLVIVMGALIRKLCDREGCKLPAVVEAKRLILSRLEKAKKDDNVRMYLLALKNALLPEAIPLLLKYTESEEGSISNLAATTLQRYDPSFVTKEVKETMNRIYHQNRKVHEKTVRTTAAAIILNSNPSYMEVKNILLSIGELPLEMNKYMLSMIQDIVHFEMPSSKTVRQVLKDMRAHNYDRFSKMGSSSAYSGYITRGPDVSSTYSLDILYSGSGILRRSNMNIRIFDRNAELHASQVVIEAQGLESIIAATPDEGEENLDSFAGMSAILFDVQLRPVTFFQGYGDLMSKMLSATGDPINVVKGLILLTDYSQEIQLQSGPRASAEFLGGLAIDISGGMEFSLWYRESKTNVKNRVTMFIAGNTEVDSFFVKTGMETTLEVETALDFISTVQFSQYPFLVCMQMDRVESPFRRYVTKYESLPSGRRYTARRGKAELLAGNEYPLHQENSNMCRKVFDTKSDSSSNWF, from the exons GGCACACTACTGGACCAAGCTTAAATAATGACAAGCTATATAAATTTGCTTACTCAGCTGAAGTGTATGTTGATCGGGTGAAAGCATCACTGCAGAAAAGTGCAGGATACCGGATTTCTTCTGGTGTGGATGTTAACCTGTTATGGAGAAATCCTGACAATGACGACGACCAGTTAATCAAAATTACG ATAAGAGATGTTCAAGTTGAAAATGTGAATGAACGTCCAGCTGCTAAAAACATCTTCACAGGAAAAACCACAGAGAAGATAATTGGGAAAGAATATCTGGAAGCTTTACAGAGACCCATAGTTCTTGAGCTAATCCGCGGAAAA GTCAAAACCTTCTACTCATATCAAAATGAGCCTGGGTTTACTCAAAATATTAAGAGAGGTCTGGCTAGTCTTTTCCAGCTACAGCTGTACTCTGGTGCTGCCCATGAG GTGGACATATCTGGGAAATGCAATACTACTTACCATGTGCGGCAAGATCAAGTGACTAAAATAAAAGCCCTGGACTCCtgtgaaatagaaaaagaaggATTTACCAGCCACAACCAG attttagaTGTCACTTCAAAAGCCACATCTGCCACAATTTATGTGCTGGAAGACAGTTTCATTAAATCCAttaaggcagaagaaaattatgttgtGCTTCTGAATTCTCGACGAAAAACAGGTGCCAAAATAGTTTCAAA GCAGAGGCTGGAACTGAAGTCAGTACAAGCTGGCCCTGGACTGATCGCTGGCAAGCAAGTCACCGGTGTTATCAAGACTTTGGACTCCAGTTATGTTGCCGTGCCACTAGTAGCAGAGCCAGTCAAATCTGAGTGCAAAAAGTGTCCCTCA CTTTCTGAACACTGGCAGAGCATCAGAGAACATATGTATCCTGAAAAACTTTCCAAAGCTGAAGCAGCAAGAAGCTTTTTGTCCTTCATTCAGAACATCAGAAAAGCTACGAAAGAGGAGATACTGCAGATTATTAGAAGTGAAAGTAAAGAACTTCT TCCACAGGTAGTGGATGCCGTAACCTCTGCTCAGACCCCAGCATCACTGGAGGCCATACTGGAGTTTCTTGACTTTAAGGATGCAAGCACTTCTACCCTGCAGGAGAGATTCCTGTATGCTTGTGGATTTGCTTCTCACCCCAGTGAAATGCTCTTGAAATCTTTAACT GCTAAGTTCAAGGGTGATATCGCAAATGAAGAAATCAGAGAAACTCTTGTCATTGTCATGGGAGCACTCATCAGAAAGCTGTGTGACAGAGAAGGCTGCAAGCTTCCA GCTGTTGTGGAAGCCAAAAGGCTGATTTTAAGTAGACTGGAAAAGGCTAAGAAAGATGACAATGTGAGGATGTACTTGCTGGCACTGAAGAATGCACTGCTTCCTGAAGCAATTCCGCTGCTGCTGAAGTACACTGAGTCAGAAGAAGGGTCCATCAGCAATCTTGCTGCCACTACCTTACAGAGATACGATCCTTCTTTTGTCACCAAAGAG GTGAAGGAAACAATGAACAGGATATACCACCAGAATCGTAAAGTCCACGAAAAGACAGTGCGAACCACTGCAGCTGCTATCATCTTAAACAGTAACCCATCCTACATGGAAGTGAAAAACATCCTGCTCTCCATTGGTGAACTGCCTCTGGAAATGAACAAGTACATGCTCTCCATGATCCAAGATATAGTTCACTTTGAAATGCCTTCCAG CAAAACTGTTCGGCAAGTTCTGAAGGACATGCGTGCTCATAACTATGATCGCTTCTCCAAGATGGGCTCTTCTTCTGCCTACTCTGGCTATATTACAC GTGGTCCCGATGTATCATCCACATACAGCCTTGACATTCTCTATTCAGGCTCTGGTATTTTAAGGAGAAGTAACATGAATATCCGTATTTTCGACAGAAATGCTGAACTTCATGCCAGCCAG GTGGTGATTGAAGCTCAAGGTCTGGAGTCCATAATAGCTGCAACTCCCGATGAAGGCGAGGAAAACCTGGACTCCTTTGCTGGCATGTCAGCCATTCTGTTTGATGTCCAACTCAGGCCAGTTACATTTTTCCAAGGGTACGGTGATTTAATGTCTAAAATGCTCTCAGCAACTGGAGATCCCATTAACGTGGTGAAAGGACTTATCCTCCTGACAGATTACTCACAG GAGATTCAGCTGCAGTCCGGGCCAAGGGCCAGCGCGGAGTTCCTGGGTGGCCTGGCTATCGACATCTCAGGAGGGATGGAGTTCAGCCTGTGGTACAGGGAATCCAAAACCAACGTCAAGAACCG GGTAACCATGTTTATAGCTGGTAACACTGAAGTGGATTCCTTCTTTGTAAAAACTGGTATGGAAACCACTTTGGAAGTAGAAACAGCATTAGACTTCATCTCCACGGTGCAGTTTTCACAGTACCCATTTTTAGTCTGTATGCAGATGGACAGAGTCGAGTCTCCATTCAG GCGTTATGTGACTAAGTATGAAAGTCTACCATCTGGCAGACGGTACACTGCAAGGAGAGGGAAAGCAGAACTGTTGGCAGGTAATGAATACCCTCTCCATCAAGAAAATTCCAACATGTGCAGGAAGGTTTTCGACACAAAGTCTGATTCCTCCAGCAACTGGTTTTGA